ATGCCGGGCTCCACCGACATCACCATGCCGGGGGCCAGCACGGTGTGGTCGCCGGGCGCGAAGAAGGGCAGCTCGTGAATGTCGATGCCCAGGCCGTGGCCGGTGCGGTGGATGAACGCGTGCCCGTACCCGGCCTCGTCGATCACCCGGCGGGCGGCCCGGTCCACCGCGCTGCAGGGCACGCCGGGCCGGATCGCCTCCAGGGCCGCCTGCTGGGCGCGCACCATCAGCTCGTATAGCTGCCGCTGGGCGGCGGTGGGCGGCCCCACGATCATGGTGCGCTCGTCTTCGGCGTGATAGCCCTCGGTGGCGCACCCGGTCCCGTGGATGACCACGTCGCCTCGCCGCAGGCGGCGGCCCGAGGGCAGCGAGTGGGGCAGGACGGTCTTGTCGCCCGAGACCGGCCGCGAGCCGGCGGTGACGTGGTGCTCGGGGTAGCGGCGGGCCGCCTCCACCAGCATGGCGGCATCGCCCCGGGCCATGATCTCGATCTCGCTGACCCCGGGCCGGCTGCTCTCCACCTCCACCCGCATGCCCAGCTCCGCCAGCTCCGCGCTGATCCGGATCAGCCGGATCTCGTCCCGGTCCTTGACCATCCGGCGGCGCTCCACCACCCCGCGCGCCGGCTGCAGCGGGTGTCCCCACCTCTCCGCCAGGTAGGCGTGGCCCTCGGCGGTGAGGCCGCCGGGCTCGAACCCCACCCGCCGTCCGTGCAGTTCCAGCTCGCGCAGGGCGTCCATCGCGCAGTCCAGGGCCAGATGCAGCGGCGACCGCCCCTCCAGGCCTCCCAGGTCGGCGTCCGAATAGGCACGGACGTCGGCGATGCGCGAGCGCTGGCGGGCGTGGGCCAGCTCCAGTTCGGGGACGATGAGCACCGGGTGGTCGGTCACCACCACCAGGACCGGCCGCGAGTAGATGACGGCCCGGAACCCGGAGACGTAGTAGGTGTTGGCGGGGGTGCTGACCAGCAGGGCGTCCAGCCCGGCGTCGCGCACGTCGCGGAGGACTGCGTCCAGGCGCACGGCCGTCTCACCCCCTGCGGGGCGGTTCCCGCCTCTGGAGCAGGTCCAGCTTCATCTGGTGCATGTACACCCGGAACCCCAGGCGCTCCCAGAACGGGATGGCCTCGTTGGCGGCCGCGACGGTGAGCTCCACCAGGGTGACCCCGCGCCGGCGCAGCCAGGCCAGGATCTCCTCCACCAGGCGCCGGCCGATGCCGCGGCGGCGGTACTCGGGCCGCACGTACACGTCGTGGATGTAGCCGCGCTGCCGCTGGGCGAAGAAGGCCGGCATGGTGGTGATGCGCCCCACCGCGTAGCCGATGATCTCCTCGCCGTCCCGGGCCACCACCGCCAGAGCGTCGTCCCGGGCCAGCAGGGCCCGCAGGTACGCCCCGTACTCCCGCTCCCAGTCAGGCGCCGGCCGGAACGCCGGGTCCAGAGCCGAGTGGAACTCGGCCAGCTGGCCCCAGATGGGCAGGATCCCTCCGATATCCCGCGATGTGGCGCGGCGGATCTCGACGGTCGCAGCCACAGGTCCTTCCTTCCGTGCGCGCGGGGGCGGCCCCTCCTGGCGGGTTCCCTCCCCCGCAACCGGACAGGGGGGACCGCCGCCGCCGCAGAACGCCATCCACCGTGCGCGGCCCGCGGGAGATCCGGCCAGGCGCGCGGTCCGACAGGAGGTGGTCTGTGGAGGCAGAGTTCGTGGCGGCGGCCGCCGACGCGGCGGTGCAGGCGGGCCGGCTGCTGAACGGCATGCTGGCGGCGCCCCGGGAGGCCAAGGCCGTGACCACCAAGCGGGGGCCCGCCGACCTGGTGACCCGGGCGGACCGGATGGCCGAAGACCTCATCGTGGGCCTGCTGGCCCGGCGCTTCCCCGACCACGGCATCCTGGCCGAGGAGGGAACCGTCCGCTCCGGAGGGCCGTACCGGTGGATCGTAGACCCTCTGGACGGCACCACCAACTTCGCCCACGGCGTGCCCCTGTTTGCCGTCTCCATCGCCCTGGCGCGGGACGGCGAGCTGGTGGCCGGGGTGGTCTACCATCCCCCCCTGGACGAACTGTTCGTGGCCCGGCGGGGCGGCGGGGCCGTCGTGCGGCGGGGGAATGACGAGCGGCCCCTGGGGGTGTCGGACATCGCGGCCGTGGCCGAGGCCGTGGT
This window of the Armatimonadota bacterium genome carries:
- a CDS encoding Xaa-Pro peptidase family protein, whose translation is MRLDAVLRDVRDAGLDALLVSTPANTYYVSGFRAVIYSRPVLVVVTDHPVLIVPELELAHARQRSRIADVRAYSDADLGGLEGRSPLHLALDCAMDALRELELHGRRVGFEPGGLTAEGHAYLAERWGHPLQPARGVVERRRMVKDRDEIRLIRISAELAELGMRVEVESSRPGVSEIEIMARGDAAMLVEAARRYPEHHVTAGSRPVSGDKTVLPHSLPSGRRLRRGDVVIHGTGCATEGYHAEDERTMIVGPPTAAQRQLYELMVRAQQAALEAIRPGVPCSAVDRAARRVIDEAGYGHAFIHRTGHGLGIDIHELPFFAPGDHTVLAPGMVMSVEPGIYVEGVGGFRHSDTVVVTEEGCEILTRFPKSLDELSRP
- a CDS encoding GNAT family N-acetyltransferase → MAFCGGGGPPCPVAGEGTRQEGPPPRARKEGPVAATVEIRRATSRDIGGILPIWGQLAEFHSALDPAFRPAPDWEREYGAYLRALLARDDALAVVARDGEEIIGYAVGRITTMPAFFAQRQRGYIHDVYVRPEYRRRGIGRRLVEEILAWLRRRGVTLVELTVAAANEAIPFWERLGFRVYMHQMKLDLLQRREPPRRG
- a CDS encoding inositol monophosphatase family protein — translated: MEAEFVAAAADAAVQAGRLLNGMLAAPREAKAVTTKRGPADLVTRADRMAEDLIVGLLARRFPDHGILAEEGTVRSGGPYRWIVDPLDGTTNFAHGVPLFAVSIALARDGELVAGVVYHPPLDELFVARRGGGAVVRRGNDERPLGVSDIAAVAEAVVATGLPYEIRETGLNIAQIRRLMRTAIEVRILGAAALHLAYVAAGRLDAFWEPGLNPWDVAAGALLVQEAGGRITDMRGAPYHLDCRDVLASNGRVHGEMVRLLAA